From one Musa acuminata AAA Group cultivar baxijiao chromosome BXJ2-6, Cavendish_Baxijiao_AAA, whole genome shotgun sequence genomic stretch:
- the LOC135613362 gene encoding protein LAX PANICLE 2-like, protein MAPGLSLLRPPSRCGSYFDDSQPEHEQASALMVDKPNKEAEEEEDDKIRREAEAMATSKVDRGNKYEGWLQLGIGGGCRPNGSHSQHPSTMDPSSSNSKANGDLVELDLFCRRPALEPPPSPLTAFPAMAPWFPAVMGGYCHQLTPSGCTWMRSSNPSLSSGEMRVVSLPRRKQTGVWFVLQAAHDQVKEPFLPQIPKSYLRIKDGRMTIRLLMKYLANKLVLEDESQVVITCRGQQLPPYMTLMYVRDNIWCSPEAVELNSDSSSSKYIMNLLYGRSRCG, encoded by the exons ATGGCCCCAGGGCTGAGTCTCCTCCGGCCGCCATCACGCTGCGGAAGCTACTTCGATGACAGTCAACCTGAACACGAGCAAGCATCGGCCCTGATGGTCGACAAGCCCAacaaggaggcggaggaggaggaagacgacaAGATCAGGAGGGAAGCAGAAGCCATGGCCACCTCAAAAGTCGACCGCGGCAACAAGTACGAAGGTTGGCTGCAGCTAGGCATCGGAGGTGGCTGTCGCCCGAACGGTTCCCATTCACAGCACCCCTCGACGATGGACCCGTCGAGTAGCAACAGTAAGGCGAACGGTGATCTGGTGGAGCTCGACTTGTTCTGCCGTCGACCGGCGCTGGAGCCACCTCCATCGCCACTTACTGCGTTTCCTGCCATGGCGCCATGGTTCCCTGCGGTCATGGGAGGGTACTGCCACCAGCTGACGCCGTCGGGCTGCACTTGGATGCGATCCTCGAATCCAAGTCTGAGCTCAGGGGAAATGAGGGTGGTAAGCCTGCCAAGAAGGAAGCAGACGGGGGTGTGGTTCGTTCTCCAAGCAGCACATGACCA GGTGAAGGAGCCATTTTTGCCTCAGATACCAAAGAGCTACTTGAGGATCAA GGATGGAAGGATGACAATTAGACTGCTGATGAAGTACTTGGCCAATAAGCTTGTTTTGGAGGACGAATCACAG gtggtgataACATGTAGAGGCCAACAGCTTCCTCCTTACATGACACTCATGTATGTTAGAGACAACATTTGGTGTTCACCAGAAGCAGTGGAGCTGAACTCAGACTCATCGAGCAGCAAATATATAATGAACCTCCTTTATGGCAGAAGCAGATGTGGGTAA
- the LOC135614079 gene encoding transcription factor TCP20-like — MDPKGSSKLPQEVPNFHLQSDKSEPTTPPATAAAESRDLSASAGLERGRQVVVAGKDEQRRQLAPKRSSNKDRHTKVDGRGRRIRMPALCAARIFQLTRELGHKSDGETIQWLLQQAEPSIIAATGTGTIPASAIAAAASASMSLPGATVVAGLHQKLDDSGQGAARPTWAVMGTANLSRSHPGLWPPPVGGLNSGFLHAGAAAPSSSNLATGGGGDWSMGGFMPRIGLHGLEFPGGNLGAVSFAAMLGGHGQQLPGLELGLSPEGHIGAMNPQGLSQFYQQMGQGRGGVGGGGSGQLHHHHHQQQQHQQQARSENDSQGSEQ; from the coding sequence ATGGATCCCAAGGGCTCCTCCAAGCTGCCCCAGGAGGTGCCCAACTTCCACTTGCAGTCAGATAAAAGCGAACCCACAACGCCCCCTGCAACAGCAGCCGCAGAAAGCAGAGACCTTTCGGCATCCGCAGGCTTGGAGAGGGGGCGGCAGGTAGTGGTGGCCGGGAAGGATGAACAAAGAAGGCAGCTTGCACCCAAGAGGAGCTCCAACAAGGACAGGCACACCAAAGTTGATGGCCGGGGAAGAAGGATCAGGATGCCTGCCCTCTGCGCTGCTAGGATCTTTCAGCTCACTAGAGAACTCGGCCACAAGTCCGATGGGGAGACCATCCAGTGGCTGCTCCAGCAAGCGGAGCCCTCCATCATCGCCGCCACCGGCACGGGAACCATCCCTGCGTCGGCCATCGCCGCTGCCGCTTCCGCCTCCATGTCCCTCCCTGGCGCCACTGTCGTGGCCGGCCTCCACCAGAAGCTCGACGATTCGGGACAGGGGGCCGCCCGGCCTACTTGGGCCGTGATGGGGACTGCTAACCTCAGCCGCTCCCACCCTGGCTTATGGCCGCCCCCGGTGGGTGGGCTCAATTCTGGTTTCTTGCATGCCGGCGCCGCGGCTCCATCAAGTTCGAATCTTGCGACCGGGGGCGGCGGCGACTGGTCGATGGGCGGTTTCATGCCGAGGATTGGATTGCATGGACTTGAATTTCCCGGCGGGAATCTGGGCGCCGTGAGCTTTGCGGCGATGTTGGGCGGGCATGGGCAGCAGTTGCCGGGGCTGGAGCTAGGGCTCTCGCCGGAGGGCCATATTGGAGCTATGAATCCTCAGGGATTAAGCCAGTTCTATCAACAGATGGGGCAGGGGAGGGGAGGAGTAGGTGGTGGTGGAAGTGGGCaactgcatcatcatcatcatcagcagcagcagcatcagcaACAGGCTCGATCGGAGAATGATTCACAGGGGTCAGAACAGTAG